The Campylobacter sp. CNRCH_2014_0184h DNA window CCCTTGTTTTAATTTATAATAAGGTATTAAATCTTTTGCTAAAATAGAACCAAAAAGATTTGAAAATATTAATACATTTTCATCTATATATTTTTTAGAAATTTCATCCAAACTCTCATAATCTAAATATTCAAAAGCAACACCATTGTATCTTTGAATTGCTTTGGTTGTATCTTTTTTTAATATATCATGACTAAGATTATATAGTTCATCTTTGTCTTTGATACCAAAAAATTTTTCAAGAACATTTTCATCACATTCTTTAATAAAATTTTTGTATTTAGCAATTACTTCAAGTCTTTTATCGTATAGCTTGTTAAATATGAATGATTTTTCATTTAAACAACTATGTGTATTTATTTTACTTTTTCCCTCACTAGGTGAAAATAAAATTTTCATAATTAATCCTTTATTTTTTAAAAATTATACAAAATTATTTAAAACACTTGACATTAATTCAAAATTACATTATAATTCAACTTTATTTTTTGCTGGTTTAGCTCAGTTGGTAGAGCAGCTGCCTTGTAAGCAGCAGGTCGGGGGTTCAAGTCCCTTAACCAGCTCCATTGTTAATAGCAGTGTTTGACCAGAAATAAAAAGCATTATTATTCATGGTGAGTTACTCAAGTGGCCAACGAGGGCAGACTGTAAATCTGCTGGCTTTCGCCTTCCGTGGTTCGAATCCACGACTCACCACCATTGCTTTGCGGGAGTAGCTCAGTTGGCTAGAGCATCAGCCTTCCAAGCTGAGGGTCGCGGGTTCGAGTCCCGTTTCCCGCTCCAACCTGATTTTGGTAGAGTGAAACTGGGAGCTGTTTTTAAATTCAGAATTTCTAGCAGTTTCAAATTTCCAAAATTTTATAGTTTATGTTTTTAATTTTTCTGAGCGCTCGTATGGCTCAGAGGTAGAGCACTCCCTTGGTAAGGGAGAGGTCGCGGGTTCAAGTCCCGCTATGAGCTCCATTGATTTCAAAAGATTATAAAACATAAATTAGTATTTGTTTGTAAATTTTATATGGAGGAAAAAGATGGCTAAAGAAAAATTTTCACGTAATAAGCCTCACGTAAATATTGGTACTATTGGTCACGTTGACCACGGTAAAACTACTTTAACAGCTGCTATCTCTGCTGTTCTTTCAAGAAGAGGTTTGGCTGAGCTTAAAGATTATGATAATATCGATAATGCTCCTGAAGAAAAAGAGCGTGGTATTACTATTGCTACTTCTCACATTGAGTATGAAACAGAAAATCGTCACTATGCTCACGTAGACTGCCCAGGTCACGCTGACTATGTTAAAAACATGATTACTGGTGCTGCTCAAATGGACGGTGCTATTCTTGTTGTTTCTGCAGCAGACGGCCCAATGCCACAAACTAGAGAGCACATCTTGCTTTCTCGTCAAGTAGGTGTACCATATATTGTTGTTTTCATGAACAAAGCTGATATGGTTGATGATGCTGAGTTATTAGAATTAGTTGAAATGGAAATTAGAGAATTATTAAGCTCTTATGATTTCCCAGGAGATGATACTCCAATTATTTCAGGTTCTGCTTTACAAGCTCTTGAAGAAGCAAAAGCTGGACAAGATGGTGAATGGTCTAAAAAAATCTTAGATCTTATGGCAGCAGTTGATGAGTATATTCCAACTCCAGCTCGTGATACAGATAAAGATTTCTTAATGCCTATCGAAGATGTATTCTCAATTTCAGGTCGTGGTACAGTTGTTACTGGTAGAATTGAAAAAGGTATTGTTAAAGTTGGTGATACTATTGAAATTGTTGGTATTAGAGAAACACAAAGCACTACAGTAACTGGTGTTGAAATGTTTAGAAAAGAAATGGATCAAGGTGAAGCAGGAGATAACGTTGGTGTTCTTCTTCGTGGAACTAAAAAAGAAGATGTTCTTCGTGGTATGGTTCTTGCTAAACCTAAATCAATCACTCCTCATACTGATTTTGAAGCAGAAGTTTATATTTTAAATAAAGATGAAGGTGGACGCCATACTCCATTCTTTAATAACTATAGACCACAATTTTATGTAAGAACAACTGATGTTACTGGTTCTATCCAACTTGCAGAAGGCGTTGAAATGGTTATGCCGGGCGATAATGTTAGAATTACTGTAAGTCTTATTGCACCAGTTGCACTTGAAGAAGGTACTCGTTTTGCTATCCGTGAAGGTGGCCGTACTGTTGGTTCAGGTGTTGTTTCTAAAATTATTAAATAATTATAAGCGAGATTTAATCTCGCTTTTTAAGGAATAAAAATGAGAATTAAAGTTGGTTTAAAATGTGAAGAGTGCGGTGATATTAATTATAGCACTTTTAAAAATAGTAAAAATACAACTGAAAAGTTAGAATTAAAAAAATATTGCCCAAGATTGAAAAAACATACAATTCATAAAGAAGTTAAATTAAAAAGTTAAGGCTTTTATAAAAAAGCCCTTAGGGCAATAGCTCCAACGGTAGAGCGCCGGATTCCAAATCCGATGGTTGGGGGTTCGAATCCCTCTTGCCCTGCCACAAAATAAGGTAAAATATGGAAAAACTAATAACTTATTTTAAATTGTCAAAAGCTGAATTAGGAAAAGTAATTTGGCCTTTGAAAGAGCAAGTTAGAAATGCTTATATTACAGTTTTTGTAGTTGTTACTGTTGTTTCATTATTTTTAGCATTAGTTGATTTGATTATGTCATTTTCATTATCTAAGATTATAGGATAGAAAAATGAATCATAAATGGTATGCAATTCAAACTTATGCAGGTAGTGAGATGGCTGTAAAAAGAGCCATAGAAAATTTAGTTAGAGATCATGGAATTCAAGAGCAATTATTAGAAGTAATTGTTCCAACTGAAGATGTGATTGAATTTAAAAATGGTAAAGAAAAAATAAGCGAAAGAAGTTTATATTCAGGCTATGTATTTGCCAATATAGACTTATCAACAGAGCTTTGGCATAAAATTCAGTCTTTACCAAAGGTTGGTCGTTTTATAGGTGAAAGTAAAAAACCAACCCCATTAAGTGAAAAAGATATCAATCTTATTTTAGAAAAGGTGAAAAATAAAGCAGCACCTAAGCCTAAAATTTCATTTGATAAAGAAGAAAGTGTAAGAATAACTGAAGGTCCTTTTGCAAACTTTGTCGGTATTGTAGAGGAATATGATATGGTTAGAGGCGTTTTAAAGCTAAATGTTTCTATATTTGGTAGATCAACTCCAGTAGAAATCTTATACTCTCAAGTTGAAAAAATAGTTTGATTATATAGTAAGTAAAGGAGAAAGGTTATGGCTAAAAAAGTCGTAGGAGAAATTAAATTACAAATAGCTGCTACTAAGGCTAATCCATCACCTCCAGTTGGTCCTGCTTTAGGCCAACAAGGTGTTAATATTATGGAATTTTGTAAGGCATTTAATGAAAGAACAAAAGATATGGCTGGTTTTAATATTCCAGTTGTTATTACTGTTTATGCAGATAAAAGCTTTACATTTATAACAAAACAACCACCAGCTACAGATTTAATTAAAAAAGCTGCAGGTATTTCTAAAGGTGCAGATAACCCTTTAAAAAATAAAGTAGGTAAATTAACTAAAGCACAAGTTTTAGAAATTGTAGATAAAAAAATCACTGATATGAATACAAAAGATAGAGAGCAAGCTGCTAAAATTATCATGGGTTCTGCTCGTTCTATGGGTGTTGAAATCGTAGATTAATACTCTTTACCGCCAAGAGTTTAAAAAGGCGGTAGCACTTTATATAAAATGCGGAGAAAATTGATGTCTAAAAATACTAAAAGATTTACAGAATTATTAAAAAAAATAGATTCAAATAAAAACTATTTAATGGATGAAGCAATAAGCACAGTAAAAACTCTTGCTTCTGCTAAATTTGATGAAACAGTTG harbors:
- the yaaA gene encoding YaaA family protein; this encodes MKILFSPSEGKSKINTHSCLNEKSFIFNKLYDKRLEVIAKYKNFIKECDENVLEKFFGIKDKDELYNLSHDILKKDTTKAIQRYNGVAFEYLDYESLDEISKKYIDENVLIFSNLFGSILAKDLIPYYKLKQGEKIKDFNIEKFYKENFSSELDDFLENELIIDLRAKFYEKFYTIKQPF
- the tuf gene encoding elongation factor Tu, whose translation is MAKEKFSRNKPHVNIGTIGHVDHGKTTLTAAISAVLSRRGLAELKDYDNIDNAPEEKERGITIATSHIEYETENRHYAHVDCPGHADYVKNMITGAAQMDGAILVVSAADGPMPQTREHILLSRQVGVPYIVVFMNKADMVDDAELLELVEMEIRELLSSYDFPGDDTPIISGSALQALEEAKAGQDGEWSKKILDLMAAVDEYIPTPARDTDKDFLMPIEDVFSISGRGTVVTGRIEKGIVKVGDTIEIVGIRETQSTTVTGVEMFRKEMDQGEAGDNVGVLLRGTKKEDVLRGMVLAKPKSITPHTDFEAEVYILNKDEGGRHTPFFNNYRPQFYVRTTDVTGSIQLAEGVEMVMPGDNVRITVSLIAPVALEEGTRFAIREGGRTVGSGVVSKIIK
- the rpmG gene encoding 50S ribosomal protein L33, whose amino-acid sequence is MRIKVGLKCEECGDINYSTFKNSKNTTEKLELKKYCPRLKKHTIHKEVKLKS
- the secE gene encoding preprotein translocase subunit SecE; translated protein: MEKLITYFKLSKAELGKVIWPLKEQVRNAYITVFVVVTVVSLFLALVDLIMSFSLSKIIG
- the nusG gene encoding transcription termination/antitermination protein NusG, with the translated sequence MNHKWYAIQTYAGSEMAVKRAIENLVRDHGIQEQLLEVIVPTEDVIEFKNGKEKISERSLYSGYVFANIDLSTELWHKIQSLPKVGRFIGESKKPTPLSEKDINLILEKVKNKAAPKPKISFDKEESVRITEGPFANFVGIVEEYDMVRGVLKLNVSIFGRSTPVEILYSQVEKIV
- the rplK gene encoding 50S ribosomal protein L11, producing the protein MAKKVVGEIKLQIAATKANPSPPVGPALGQQGVNIMEFCKAFNERTKDMAGFNIPVVITVYADKSFTFITKQPPATDLIKKAAGISKGADNPLKNKVGKLTKAQVLEIVDKKITDMNTKDREQAAKIIMGSARSMGVEIVD